One Gymnogyps californianus isolate 813 chromosome 11, ASM1813914v2, whole genome shotgun sequence genomic window carries:
- the LOC127020484 gene encoding olfactory receptor 10C1-like yields MKSSEERTTGNKTSVVVFVILGFSHRPDMKVSLFILFLCIYIITVLGNLIILLVINMDPVLHTPMYFFLRNLSFLEICYTSVTLPRVLVNLLSSDTSISFAGCAVQMYFFLFFGATECCLLAAMAYDRYRAICNPLHYMDIMNKKVCMQLAASSWICGNLVALGHTTFIFSLPFCGSNVINHFFCEIQPVLMLVCGDTYWNELQIILAAAFVILMPFLLILVSYGLIISSILKIRSTKGRYKAFSTCFSHLTVVTLFYGTAVFIYIRPKSSYSLDVDKVLSLFYSVVTPILNPVIYSLRNREVKGALFKMRMKLFHPNS; encoded by the coding sequence ATGAAATCCTCTGAAGAAAGGAcaactggaaataaaacttctgtGGTCGTGTTTGTTATCCTGGGTTTTTCTCATCGCCCAGATATGAAAGTCAGCCTCTTCATcctatttctgtgtatttacaTCATCACAGTGCTGGGAAACCTAATTATTCTTCTTGTAATTAACATGGACCCTGtcctccacacccccatgtacttcttcctcagGAACTTGTCATTTCTGGAGATCTGCTACACCTCTGTCACCCTGCCCAGAGTGCTGGTCAATCTTCTCTCAAGTGATACGTCCATCTCTTTTGCAGGTTGTGCTGTGcagatgtatttctttctgttcttcgGGGCGACTGAGTGCTGCCTCTTAGCTGCTATGGCATATGACCGCTACCGAGCCATATGCAACCCTTTGCATTACATGGATATCATGAATAAGAAGGTATGCATGCAGCTGGCTGCTTCCTCATGGATATGTGGCAACCTTGTGGCCCTTGGGCACACTACATTTATCTTCTCTTTGCCCTTCTGTGGCTCCAACGTGATCAACCATTTCTTCTGTGAGATCCAGCCAGTGCTGATGCTAGTGTGTGGGGACACTTACTGGAATGAGCTACAGATCATTCTGGCTGCTGCCTTTGTCATCCTGATGccttttctgctcattttggTGTCCTACGGCCTCATCATTTCTTCCATCCTCAAGATCAGGTCTACCAAAGGAAGGTATAAAGCATTCTCCACTTGCTTCTCACATCTCACTGTAGTGACATTATTCTATGGGACAGCTGTATTCATCTATATACGTCCCAAATCCAGTTATTCCCTGGATGTGGACAAAGTGCTCTCTCTGTTCTATTCTGTGGTGACCCCTATATTGAACCCTGTTATCTACAGCCTTAGGAATAGGGAGGTGAAAGGGGCtctctttaaaatgagaatgaagCTATTTCACCCCAACTCCTAG
- the LOC127020757 gene encoding olfactory receptor 11L1-like has protein sequence MTNVTAVLEFRLLGFSSNPHCQILLFTVFLVIYILTILGNITIISVVTLEPRLHSPMYKFLKNLSFLEVCYTTTIVPKMLANLLAKRKSISFSGCMAQLYYFISLGATECYLLAVMAYDRFLAVCEPLHYGMTMTAESYTRLAVGSWVTGVFTGFLPCLMVSRLHFCSYNLIDHFFCDISPLLKLSCSDTTVTEAVIFILSLLVLSSCFLLTLVSYLLIILSILKIPSASGKRITFSTCSSHLMVVTIYYGTMISMYVRPTYNLSSELNKTVSVLYTVVTPLLNPVIYSLRNKAFKKALEKIVIRHHRLHSL, from the coding sequence ATGACAAATGTGACTGCAGTACTGGAATTCAGGCTACTGGGCTTCAGTAGCAACCCACACTGCCAGATCCTACTATTCACAGTGTTTTTGGTTATTTATATTCTCACGATCCTAGGAAACATCACTATTATTTCAGTGGTGACACTGGAGCCACGACTTCATTCACCCATGTACAAATTTCTCAAGAACCTCTCTTTCCTAGAGGTCTGTTACACCACTACAATTGTACCCAAGATGCTGGCCAATCTACTGGCAAAGAGGAAGAGCATCTCTTTCTCAGGATGCATGGCACAGCTTTATTACTTCATTTCCCTGGGAGCCACTGAGTGCTACCTCTTGGCAGTGATGGCATATGACCGATTCCTTGCGGTCTGTGAACCCCTGCACTATGGTATGACCATGACTGCTGAGTCTTATACCCGTCTGGCTGTGGGCTCCTGGGTCACTGGTGTTTTCACTGGTTTTCTGCCCTGTCTGATGGTCTCCAGATTGCATTTCTGCAGTTACAACCTCATTGATCACTTCTTCTGCGATATCTCTCCACTGTTGAAGCTCTCATGCTCAGACACTACTGTCACAGAAGCTGTCATCTTCATCCTCTCTCTCCTTGTcctttccagctgctttctgttgaCTCTTGTCTCATACCTACTTATAATTCTCAGTATCCTGAAGATACCCTctgcttctggaaaaagaattaCCTTCTCCACCTGCAGCTCACACCTCATGGTAGTGACTATATACTATGGTACAATGATTTCCATGTATGTCCGTCCCACCTACAACCTGTCCTCAGAGCTCAACAAGACTGTATCTGTGCTCTACACAGTGGTCACACCCCTTCTGAACCCAGTAATCTACAGCTTGAGAAACAAGGCATTCAAGAAGGCCTTGGAAAAAATAGTCATCAGACACCATCGTCTTCATTCTTTGTAA